GCTGGAACATCAGAGCCTCGGCCTCTCCGGCCCCGCACCGCTGGAAGACATCGTTCAGAGCTTCGCGGAAGCGAAAACGGCCCTGCAGCTCGGCGCTCAGCTAGGATTCGATGAAGGCGTCTTCGTCTACTCGGAGCTGGAACTTCTTGATCTTCTCAAAAAGAACCGGCCGCTGAGCGAACTCCGTGAAGCCGCTTCTCGCTGTCTGCGCCCTCTCTTCGACGAAGACGCGAGAAAACGTTCCAACCTTGTGCAGACCCTCCGCGTCTGGTTCGCCTGCGACGGCTCCTCCGAAAAAGCCGCCCAACGACTGCACATCCACCGCAATACCCTGCTTTACCGCCACAGGCGGATCATGGAGCTTCTCCCCTTAAACCGATACGGCTCAACGCTGTTCCATCTGGCGCTGTTTTTTCTATGCGCAAAAAACAGCGCTGGCGAAGAATCGTAAAAGCCCCCTGAAAGGAGCGCATTTTGAAAGGACGCTCCTTCAGGGGGCTTTATTTTTAGAATTGTGCGCCTGCATAATTTGATGCTGTATTTTTATGCAAGAATATATTTATTATATTATTTAGCATGATAAAATTTAATAAGATCTCAAAAAACTTTATTGACAGGAGGATTACGTATAGGCGTTTCTTTTGAGAAAGTCTCACTATTTTCGACGAAGGTCAGGAGGTCAGTCACATGTCAGAAGAGAAAAAAGTTCCGCACGTCAAGGCTTTTGAAGGACAAACGTTTGTCATCAGCGTACTGGTTTCTGTTTTTTCGGCGGTCATCTGTATGCAGATCATCTCCCGCATCGGGACGACGCCGAACACATCCGTCATCGGCGCCCTGTTCGCCATGGCGCTTGCCAGAATCCCCTTTGCCAGTCTGGGGCGGTTCCGCAGCCTGGACCGACAGAATTTGGTGCAGACGATGGCTTCGGCCGCCGGTTTCGGTGCGGCCAATTGCTGCCTGCTTGCCGTCGGGATCCTCTACGTTTTCGGCGATCCTTCCTTGATCGTGCCGATGCTTATCGGATCCGGTATGGCGACGCTGATCGGCATGCATCTCGTTTATTCGCTGTTCGATTCCGAGATGTTCCCCGCCCGGGAATCGTGGGCGCCGGGAATCGCCACGGCCGAAGCTCTGATCGCTGGAGACGAAGGCGGTAAAAAAGGACGTACGCTTTTGAGCGGTATCGTTTTAGGCGCGGCAGGCGCAGGATGTCGAATCAAACCTTTTCTTTCCGGCGGTCTCCCCATGGCCGGCGTCGGCATTGCGTTCATCGCCAACCCGTGGGCCATGTCGGCTCTGGCCGCAGGGCTTTTGATCCGCGGCTACTATCCGAACCTTGTTCCTTGGCTCAGTTCTCTTGGACTGACGAATCTCCCGGCAGATCTCGGGAAAACGTATATCCCGCACGGTTTCATGATCGGCGCTGGGTTGATCTCACTGATTCAGGCGCTCGTCATGATCTTCAAAAAATCCGTCCGCGAGTTTTCGTCCGAAAACGCGCCTACGGTGACCCACGCGGCGGCAAAAAAAGCCATCGCCGCTCACATTGGATATTTCGCTGTAGCGGCTGTCATTTTGGCGACCATTACCGGGTTCATGACTTCCATGGAGCCGCCCAAGCTCATTCTCTGGGTTGTCTGGTGCACGTTTTCGTCGATCTCCGCCGCGATCCTGGTCGGGCTGTGCGCCATGTTCTCGGGCTGGTTCCCCGGTTTTGCCGTGACCGTGATTTTCGTCAGCCTCGGCCTGTTCATGAATTTTCCGCTGGCGGCGCTGGCGGTGTTGGCCGGCTTTGTTTCCAGCACGGGCCCCTGTTTTGCCGACATGGGATACGATCTGAAGACGGGCTGGGTCATCAGAGGAAGCGGGAAGAATCGCGAGTACGAACTGGACGGACGTCGCCAGCAGATGTTTTCCGAACTCTTCGGCGGTCTGATCGCTGCCGTGGTTGTCGGACTTTTGATGAAGATGCATTTCAATCTCAATTTGCTTCCGCCCGTCAGCCGGGTCTTCGCGGCCACGGTCCAGGCGGGCTCCGATTATGCGATCCTTCTTGAAATGCTGTGCTGGGCCGTTCCCGGCGCGCTTCTGCAGGTTGCGGGAGGTTCGAAAAAGGCGCTGGGCATTCTCTGCGCCACGGGACTGCTGATCCGCAACCCCATTTACGGCGTCGGCCTGGTGGTCGCCCTGATTCTGCGGGCGCTCTTCATCAAAAACCACGAAGAGGCGATGCAGCTTTACGGCGCGGGTTTCGTGGCCGGCGACGGGCTTTTCGGTTTCTTTAACGCCATCGGGCGTTCCTTCGGTTGGTGGTAAGTGCATTTTATCTTCGACGTGACCGGCAGCGCCGTGTTTTCGTAAAAACGGCGCTGCCGTGAAAGGGTGTGAAATTTCGATGTCGGAAAAGAAAAAAATCGGTCTGATCCGCGTCCTGACGACGCAGGATCAAGAGCTGCTCCAGCTTCACGGGCGTATGATCGAATCGTGTTTTCCCGGTCTGTCCGTCGAATCGCGGTGCATCGCCGATCAGGATGAAGGGATCCATGACGAGGCGAGTCACGCGAAGGCGCTGCCCAAGGTGCTGGCGCTGGGGCGCGCTTTCGCTGCCGAGAAAGTCGACGCCGTCTATATCAGCTGCGCCGGCGATCCCGGCGTCAGGCTCCTTCAGCGGGAGCTCGCCGTCCCGGTCGTCGGTGCCGGCACGGCGATGGCGCATGTGGCCGGCGCTTACGGAGTTCCCGTGGGAGTTTTGGGAATCACGGACGACGTGCCGGAGGAGATCGCAAAAATTTTAGGCGGCAGGATCGTCGACTCTCTGCGCCCGCCGCAGATCCATACGACGCTGGATCTGTTCCGCTCGGAGGCGATGGAGGAGTTTGCAGAAGCCGGCCGCGCGCTGAAAAGCAAGGGCGCCAAACTGCTTCTTCTTGCCTGCACCGGTTTGGCGACGATCGGCGCCGCTTCGGAGCTGAGCCGCCGCGTCGGCCTGCCGGCGCTGGATCCGCTGCGCTGCGCGGCCGCCTGCCTGTGGACGGCCTTGTGTTGAAGGAGGCGCTTGAATGTCTCGGCTGAAACTGACTCAGGAATACGTGGAAGCCGCGCTGCTGGGCGGCTGTTTTTTCGGTGGGGGCGGCGGCGGTTCGATGGCCAAGGGACGCGCCCTCGGCGAAGCGGCGCTCGCGGCCGGTCCGCTCGAACTCGTCTCTTTGGACGAAATCGATCCCGAAGCGGTCGTCGTCACCTGTTCGGCCGTCGGCGCACCGGCGGCCAAGGAAGCCATGGCCAGACCCGAAGCGGCCGTGCGCGTTATCGAACTTATGGCAAAGCTGGACGCGCCGCCTCCGGCCGCTCTGATCACCAACGAAAACGGCGGCGGCTCGACGTTCAACGGCTGGCTGCCGGCCGCCATGAGCGGGCTGCTCTTGATCGACGCGCCGTGCAACGGACGCGCGCATCCCACCGGCGTCATGGGATCCATGGCGCTGCACCGCGACAATCGTTACGTTTCGAAGCAGACGGCGGCGGGAGGAAATCCCGAGACGG
The DNA window shown above is from Pyramidobacter piscolens W5455 and carries:
- a CDS encoding aspartate/glutamate racemase family protein codes for the protein MSEKKKIGLIRVLTTQDQELLQLHGRMIESCFPGLSVESRCIADQDEGIHDEASHAKALPKVLALGRAFAAEKVDAVYISCAGDPGVRLLQRELAVPVVGAGTAMAHVAGAYGVPVGVLGITDDVPEEIAKILGGRIVDSLRPPQIHTTLDLFRSEAMEEFAEAGRALKSKGAKLLLLACTGLATIGAASELSRRVGLPALDPLRCAAACLWTALC
- a CDS encoding OPT/YSL family transporter; this encodes MSEEKKVPHVKAFEGQTFVISVLVSVFSAVICMQIISRIGTTPNTSVIGALFAMALARIPFASLGRFRSLDRQNLVQTMASAAGFGAANCCLLAVGILYVFGDPSLIVPMLIGSGMATLIGMHLVYSLFDSEMFPARESWAPGIATAEALIAGDEGGKKGRTLLSGIVLGAAGAGCRIKPFLSGGLPMAGVGIAFIANPWAMSALAAGLLIRGYYPNLVPWLSSLGLTNLPADLGKTYIPHGFMIGAGLISLIQALVMIFKKSVREFSSENAPTVTHAAAKKAIAAHIGYFAVAAVILATITGFMTSMEPPKLILWVVWCTFSSISAAILVGLCAMFSGWFPGFAVTVIFVSLGLFMNFPLAALAVLAGFVSSTGPCFADMGYDLKTGWVIRGSGKNREYELDGRRQQMFSELFGGLIAAVVVGLLMKMHFNLNLLPPVSRVFAATVQAGSDYAILLEMLCWAVPGALLQVAGGSKKALGILCATGLLIRNPIYGVGLVVALILRALFIKNHEEAMQLYGAGFVAGDGLFGFFNAIGRSFGWW